One window of the Runella slithyformis DSM 19594 genome contains the following:
- a CDS encoding RNA polymerase sigma factor gives MAQAKTNIVQTIKKYSKQLFGFIRQRVSSDEDAEDILQDVWYQLSSRPEVEAIEQVGSWLYRVARNRIVDGYRKQRPERLDDYGYEDDDGEVYFKDLLLADDGTPETDYLREIFWQQLMEALDELPENQRQVFIWNELEDETFQEISDRTGENIKTLISRKRYAIQHLRQRLENLYQDLTDA, from the coding sequence TTGGCACAGGCAAAAACCAATATCGTACAAACCATCAAAAAGTACAGCAAGCAATTGTTCGGCTTCATTCGTCAGCGCGTGAGCAGTGACGAAGATGCCGAAGATATCCTGCAGGATGTTTGGTACCAGCTGAGCAGCCGGCCGGAGGTGGAGGCGATTGAGCAGGTAGGAAGTTGGCTGTATCGCGTAGCCCGAAATCGCATCGTGGACGGTTACCGTAAGCAGCGCCCTGAGCGTCTGGACGATTACGGCTACGAAGATGACGATGGAGAAGTGTATTTCAAAGATCTTCTGCTCGCCGACGACGGCACGCCCGAAACGGACTATTTGAGGGAAATATTCTGGCAGCAATTAATGGAGGCATTGGATGAGCTTCCTGAGAATCAGCGACAGGTGTTTATTTGGAATGAATTGGAAGACGAGACTTTTCAAGAGATATCCGACCGTACGGGCGAAAACATCAAAACCTTGATCTCGCGTAAACGCTACGCCATACAGCACCTGCGACAGCGCCTCGAAAACCTGTATCAGGATTTAACAGATGCATAA
- a CDS encoding penicillin acylase family protein — MKSYLFLSFFIALRSFSQINPQNVTIARDRWGVPHIFAKTDPEVAYGLAYAHAEDDFKTIQLICLPAKGKLGKHLGKQGASVDYVVELLHAPELVAAEYETALSSDFKNVINGYLQGLNDYAARHPDEVLVKGVFPVTPQDYFKGVVLSLAVISGVDATLQQIYGGKVAAIDFLKATGSNAIAIHKSKTADGQAYLAINSHQPLEGPVAWYEAHLCSEEGWNILGGLFPAGATVFHGVNEHLGWAHTVNGQDKIDVYQLEINPVNKNQYRFDGQWVDLESKSVKLRVKGIPFPIIKKAYWSKYGATVVTKKGTFSIRTGANLDLRGVEQWYRMNKARTFSEFYQALTMTAIPGFNIVYADADTIFYVSNGKIPLRDPAYNWKSTLPGNTSKTLWTAYHPLKELPQYVNPAGGYLFNMNHTPFNATAPADNLKASQFDPTMGYETFDNNRSARFAELMQGTGKLDYETFKRFKYDGQLPKKLMYPIDVNPFFSLKATDYPEVSDLIETLRQWDRRTGPESKGAAVFLGIYTYLKNNLPSDNQLSAEKCAAILRLVKADFQSHFGRTDIRLGEYQKLVRGTRELPVWGLPDVITAMHSVTHQDGKLKVQAGESYIELVRFEKGKLPVIETVNCFGASNHADNPHYADQMELFLQQKTKAMTLDKTTVLKEAKRVYHPGE, encoded by the coding sequence GTGAAAAGCTACCTGTTCTTATCGTTTTTTATCGCACTCCGCTCTTTTAGCCAAATCAATCCTCAAAACGTGACAATTGCACGTGACCGATGGGGCGTTCCGCATATTTTTGCGAAAACCGACCCCGAAGTGGCGTATGGTTTAGCCTACGCTCATGCCGAAGATGATTTTAAAACCATTCAGTTGATTTGTCTGCCCGCCAAAGGGAAGCTGGGAAAGCACCTTGGCAAACAGGGTGCTTCCGTTGACTATGTGGTTGAACTTCTTCATGCGCCCGAATTGGTCGCTGCTGAGTACGAAACGGCGCTGTCGTCGGATTTCAAAAATGTCATCAACGGCTATTTGCAGGGGCTCAACGACTACGCGGCCCGCCATCCCGACGAGGTTTTGGTAAAAGGTGTCTTTCCCGTTACACCTCAAGACTATTTCAAAGGGGTGGTATTGTCTCTGGCGGTTATTTCCGGTGTGGATGCTACCCTACAGCAGATTTATGGAGGCAAAGTAGCCGCCATTGATTTTCTGAAAGCCACCGGTTCCAATGCCATTGCCATCCACAAAAGTAAAACGGCCGATGGACAGGCCTATTTGGCCATCAACTCCCACCAGCCGCTCGAAGGTCCCGTGGCTTGGTACGAAGCGCACCTGTGCAGTGAAGAAGGATGGAATATTCTGGGTGGGCTTTTTCCGGCAGGCGCTACCGTTTTCCACGGAGTTAATGAACATTTAGGATGGGCGCATACGGTAAACGGACAGGATAAAATAGATGTATATCAATTGGAGATCAACCCCGTCAATAAAAACCAATATCGTTTTGACGGACAATGGGTTGACCTGGAAAGCAAATCGGTAAAGCTGCGGGTAAAAGGAATTCCGTTTCCGATTATAAAGAAGGCGTATTGGTCAAAATACGGGGCGACGGTGGTTACTAAAAAAGGTACTTTCTCCATCAGAACGGGCGCAAATCTGGATTTGCGCGGGGTAGAACAATGGTATCGTATGAACAAAGCCCGTACTTTTTCGGAGTTTTATCAGGCGCTCACTATGACGGCTATTCCCGGATTTAACATCGTTTATGCCGATGCCGACACGATTTTTTACGTGAGCAACGGTAAAATTCCCCTGCGAGACCCTGCTTACAACTGGAAAAGTACTCTGCCAGGCAATACCTCCAAGACGTTATGGACGGCCTATCATCCGCTCAAAGAGTTGCCTCAGTATGTCAATCCGGCCGGTGGGTATCTGTTCAATATGAATCATACGCCCTTCAACGCCACGGCTCCCGCCGACAACCTCAAAGCCTCCCAATTTGACCCCACGATGGGCTACGAAACGTTTGACAATAACCGCAGCGCCCGCTTTGCAGAACTGATGCAGGGAACGGGAAAATTAGACTACGAAACCTTCAAACGCTTTAAATACGACGGACAATTACCCAAAAAATTAATGTACCCGATTGACGTCAACCCTTTCTTTTCGCTTAAAGCGACCGATTATCCCGAGGTCAGCGACTTAATTGAAACACTGCGACAATGGGACCGCCGTACGGGGCCCGAAAGCAAAGGCGCGGCTGTTTTTCTGGGAATTTATACGTATTTGAAAAACAATTTGCCTTCAGACAATCAACTTTCTGCCGAAAAATGTGCCGCTATTTTACGATTGGTAAAAGCTGATTTTCAAAGCCATTTCGGCCGAACGGACATTCGTTTGGGTGAGTACCAAAAACTCGTCCGCGGTACGCGTGAATTGCCCGTTTGGGGATTACCCGATGTCATCACGGCCATGCATTCCGTAACTCACCAAGACGGAAAACTGAAAGTACAGGCGGGAGAATCCTATATTGAGTTGGTACGTTTTGAAAAGGGAAAGCTGCCTGTTATCGAAACCGTCAATTGTTTTGGTGCTTCCAACCACGCGGACAATCCCCATTACGCTGACCAAATGGAGTTATTTCTTCAACAAAAAACCAAAGCGATGACCTTAGATAAAACAACGGTGTTGAAAGAAGCGAAACGAGTGTATCATCCCGGAGAGTAG